The Actinomycetota bacterium genomic sequence GCCAGGACCAGGGGCCAGCCGCAGCCCTGGCCCACCCAGGCCGGCCAGGGCAGGCTCCACGGCGTGACGACCTGCAGGAGGATGCCCGCCCCGAGCCCCACCAGGTGGGCCTGGGGGATCGGGACGTTGCCCCACCGTGGGCTCATCCGGGGCGTTGCGGGCGCAGGATGGCCTGGACCACGTGCTCGGCGTCCCGGTCGACGCCGGGAAGGAACCCCGACGACATGGCGTAGAGGAAGAAGAGGCCCACGAAGTACAGCCCCGGCTGGCTGGTGACGACCCCGCGGTGGTGCATCGGCTCGCGCGCATCGGCGCCGAAGACCGGGAGGTCGATCCAGGAGAAGTCGGGTCCGAACCCGGTGCACCAGATCACGTTGGCCACCTCCAGGACCCGTTGGTCGGCCAGCACCGGGAGGCCGTCGCGGACACCGACGACCCTGGGGACGCGCCGGACCCCGGCGGCGGCGAGGTCCTTGGGCTTGACCCGGACCAGGGGCGCGCCGTGGGCCATGAGCCTCGGGCGCATCCTGCGGCCGATCGGCGTGTCCACGGTCAGCACGCGATGGCCGACGAACCGGAACATCAGGGGCTGGAAGACGAACCGCGCCACCGCGCCGTCGATCCGGAACGGGACCTGGCCGGACTCCCTGCCCGCCAGCCAGGTCGGGTGCCGGCCGGCGACCTCGAGGGCGATCTCGGCTCCCGAGTTGCCCGCCCCGACCACCAGGACGCCGCCCGCCTGGAGCTGGGAAGGGTTGCGGTAGCCGGCCGAGTGGAGCTGGACGACACCGGGACCGAGGTCGGCGGCGAAGGGAGGCACCCGGGGGACCTGGAAGGAGGACATGGCGACCACCGCGTTGTCGGCCTCCCAGCGCCGGTGGCCCGCGGCGGCCACGAAGCGGCCGCCGTTCCTCGACAGCCGGTCCACCCGGACGCCGGTCCGGACCGGGAGCTGGAACCGGGTCGCGTAGGCCTCCAGGTAG encodes the following:
- a CDS encoding FAD-dependent oxidoreductase — encoded protein: MPEPVHVETVIIGGGQAGLAVGRHLARRGRPFLILDANQRVGDAWRRHWDSLRLFTPARYSALAEVPFPGPAHSFPTKDQVADYLEAYATRFQLPVRTGVRVDRLSRNGGRFVAAAGHRRWEADNAVVAMSSFQVPRVPPFAADLGPGVVQLHSAGYRNPSQLQAGGVLVVGAGNSGAEIALEVAGRHPTWLAGRESGQVPFRIDGAVARFVFQPLMFRFVGHRVLTVDTPIGRRMRPRLMAHGAPLVRVKPKDLAAAGVRRVPRVVGVRDGLPVLADQRVLEVANVIWCTGFGPDFSWIDLPVFGADAREPMHHRGVVTSQPGLYFVGLFFLYAMSSGFLPGVDRDAEHVVQAILRPQRPG